In the Populus trichocarpa isolate Nisqually-1 chromosome 1, P.trichocarpa_v4.1, whole genome shotgun sequence genome, one interval contains:
- the LOC18101646 gene encoding receptor-like protein 15 isoform X3, translated as MGLFLQVFTVLVITVSLQGWLPLGCLEEERIALLHLKDSLNYPNGTSLPSWIKADAHCCDWESIVCNSSTGRVTRLYLDSVRNQELGDWYLNASLFLPFQQLNTLSLWNNSIAGWVENKGGYELSRLSNLEILDLGSNSFDNSILSSMKGFSSLKLLYLDYNRLEGLIDLEEYLSSLETLYLGGNNINKLIASRGPSNLSTLSLGFQNLSSLKNLYLDSCSLDEHSLQSLGALPSLKNLSLQALIVTVPYGGFLDLKNLEYLDLSYNTLNNSIFQAIGTMTSLRTLILQSCRIDGQIPTTQVGFFNLKNLEFLDLSSNTLSNNILQTIRTMPSLKTLWLQNCSLNGQLPTTQGLCDLNHLQELYMYDNDLIGFLPPCLANMTSLQRLYLSSNHLKIPMSLSPLYNLSKLKSFYGSGNEICAEEDDHNLTPKFQLESLSLSNGGQNTRAFPKFLYHQFSLQSLDLTNFQIKGEFPNWLIENNTYLKRLSLENCSLSGPFLLPKSSHVNLSFLSISMNHFQGQIPSEIRAHLPGLEVLLMSDNGFNGSIPSSLGNMSLMYELDLSNNSLQGQIPGWIGNMSSLEFLDLSRNNLSGPLPPRFNTSSKLRVVYLSRNKLQGPIAMAFYDSSEIFALDLSHNDLTGRIPEWIGRLSNLRFLLLSYNNLEGEIPIRLCRLDQLTVIDLSHNYLSGNILSWMISTHPFPFQYNSHDSMFSSQQSFEFTTKNVSLPYKGSIIQYLIGIDFSCNNFTGNIPPEIGNLSKIKALNLSHNSLTGPIPPTFWNLKEIESLDLSYNKLDGEIPPRLTELFSLEVFSVAHNNLSGKTPARVAQFATFDESCYKDNPFLCGEPLPKICAAVMPPSSTPTSTNNEDHGGFMNMEVFYVTFWVAYIMVLLVIGAVLYINPYWRRAWFHFIEVSINNCYYFLVDNLPILSKFGFS; from the exons GTTGCTTGGAGGAAGAGAGGATCGCTCTGTTGCACCTCAAAGATTCTCTTAACTATCCCAATGGCACTTCCCTTCCCTCCTGGATAAAAGCTGACGCCCACTGTTGTGATTGGGAAAGTATTGTCTGCAACAGCAGTACAGGTCGAGTCACCAGACTCTATCTTGACAGCGTAAGGAACCAGGAACTGGGAGATTGGTACTTAAATGCCTCCTTGTTCCTTCCTTTCCAACAACTCAACACTCTCTCCTTGTGGAATAATAGTATAGCTGGTTGGGTTGAGAACAAAG GTGGTTATGAATTATCAAGATTGAGCAATTTGGAGATCCTTGACTTGGGATCTAATAGCTTCGATAACAGTATTTTATCATCTATGAAGGGATTTTCAtctcttaaattattatatttagattataataGGCTGGAGGGGTTAATAGATTTGGaag aatatctGAGCAGCTTGGAGACCTTGTATTTGGGCGgcaataatattaacaaattgatAGCCTCAAGAG GTCCAAGCAACTTGAGTACTCTATCGCTAG GGTTCCAAAATTTGAGCTCCTTGAAAAATTTGTATCTGGACAGTTGTTCTCTAGATGAACACTCCCTTCAAAGTCTTGGAGCATTGCCTTCTCTAAAAAATCTGTCATTGCAAGCACTCATTGTCACTGTACCTTATGGAG GCTTCCTTGATCTCAAGAACTTGGAATACTTGGATTTGAGTTACAATACTCTCAATAATAGCATCTTCCAAGCCATCGGAACGATGACCTCTCTTAGAACTTTGATTTTGCAGAGCTGCAGAATAGATGGTCAAATACCTACAACCCAAG TAGGCTTCTTTAATCTCAAGAACTTGGAATTCTTGGATTTAAGTTCCAATACTCTCAGTAACAACATCTTACAAACCATCAGAACGATGCCCTCTCTTAAAACTTTATGGTTGCAGAATTGTAGTCTAAATGGCCAATTACCTACAACCCAAG GCCTATGTGACTTAAATCATCTTCAAGAGCTATATATGTATGACAATGATCTCATTGGTTTCTTGCCTCCGTGTCTGGCAAATATGACTTCCCTTCAACGATTATATCTCTCTTCCAATCACTTGAAGATACCTATGTCATTGAGCCCGTTATACAACCTTTCAAAACTCAAGTCTTTTTATGGTTCAGGGAATGAAATATGTGCAGAAGAAGATGATCATAATCTCACCCCAAAGTTCCAGTTAGAGTCCCTTTCTTTGAGCAATGGTGGACAAAATACGAGAGCATTTCCCAAGTTCCTTTACCATCAGTTCAGCCTGCAATCTTTGGATCTTACAAACTTCCAAATAAAGGGAGAGTTTCCAAATTGGTTGATTGAGAACAACACATACCTCAAACGTCTTTCTTTAGAAAATTGTTCTCTTTCAGGTCCATTCTTGTTGCCAAAGAGTTCTCATGTGAATTTGTCATTCCTAAGTATATCAATGAATCACTTCCAAGGACAAATCCCTTCAGAAATTAGAGCTCATTTGCCAGGGTTAGAAGTTTTATTGATGTCTGATAATGGTTTCAATGGAAGCATTCCTTCCTCATTAGGTAACATGAGCTTGATGTACGAGTTAGACCTGTCCAACAACAGTTTGCAAGGGCAGATCCCTGGATGGATTGGGAATATGTCTTCTCTTGAATTCTTGGACCTATCAAGGAACAATTTATCTGGTCCTTTACCACCTAGATTCAACACTTCTTCAAAATTAAGAGTTGTTTATTTGTCTAGAAATAAGTTGCAAGGACCGATCGCAATGGCATTTTATGACTCCTCTGAGATATTCGCATTAGATCTTTCCCATAATGATTTAACTGGTAGAATTCCAGAATGGATTGGCAGGCTATCTAACTTGAGATTTCTACTCTTGAGTTATAACAATCTTGAAGGTGAAATCCCAATTCGATTATGCAGGTTGGACCAATTAACCGTGATTGATCTATCTCACAATTATCTTTCTGGTAACATCCTCTCTTGGATGATATCTActcatccttttccttttcaatacaATTCCCATGATTCTATGTTCTCATCACAACAATCTTTCGAGTTTACAACAAAGAATGTATCCCTTCCTTATAAAGGAAGCATTATCCAGTACTTAATAGGAATTGATTTCTCATGCAACAATTTCACCGGGAATATTCCTCCTGAAATTGGAAACCTCAGCAAGATCAAGGCATTGAACCTTTCGCACAACAGTTTGACTGGACCAATTCCACCAACATTTTGGAACTTAAAGGAAATAGAGAGCTTGGATCTTTCCTACAACAAACTGGATGGAGAAATCCCACCTCGACTTACTGAACTATTTTCTCTAGAAGTTTTTAGTGTGGCTCACAATAATTTATCCGGTAAGACTCCTGCGAGAGTTGCACAGTTTGCCACGTTTGATGAGAGTTGCTACAAGGACAACCCTTTTCTTTGTGGAGAACCGCTACCCAAAATATGTGCTGCTGTTATGCCACCATCATCAACGCCAACTTCAACGAACAATGAAGATCATGGTGGCTTCATGAATATGGAGGTTTTCTATGTGACCTTTTGGGTTGCATACATCATGGTGCTGCTGGTGATTGGTGCAGTTCTATATATAAATCCATATTGGCGACGAGCTTGGTTTCACTTTATTGAGGTGAGCATCAACAATTGCTATTATTTTCTAGTGGATAATCTTCCCATTTTATCCAAGTTTGGGTTTTCATAG
- the LOC18101646 gene encoding receptor like protein 21 isoform X4, producing the protein MGLFLQVFTVLVITVSLQGWLPLGCLEEERIALLHLKDSLNYPNGTSLPSWIKDDAQCCDWEHIECSSSTGRVIELVLDSTRNEEVGDWYFNASLFRPFQQLEWLSLSYNRIAGWVEIKESLSSVQYLLLDGNNINKLVASRGPNNLRYLSLKNITTNGSSFQLLSSLGAFPNLTTVYLNDNDFKGTILELQNLSSLKKLYLNGCSLDENSIQILGALSSLKYLSLYEVSGIVSSRGFLNILKNLEHLYSSDSTLDNSILQSIGTITSLKILELVKCRLNGQLPIGLCNLNNLQELDMRDNDISGFLIPCLANLTSLQRLDLSSNHLKIPMSLSPLYNLSKLKSFHGLDNEIYAEEDDHNLSPKFQLQSLYLSNHGQGARAFPRFLYHQLNLQSLDLTNIQMKGDFPNWLIENNTYLKNLYLENCSLSGPFLLPKNSHMNLSILSISMNYLQGQIPSEIGAHLPRLTVLSMSHNGFNGSIPSSLSNMSLLRDLDLSNNVLTGRIPKHLTTSLCLFNFLILSNNSLQGAIPDSMSNCSSLQLLDVSNNNLSPRIPGWIWSMSFLDFLDLSRNNFSGPLPPTISTSSTLRYVYLSRNKLQGLITKAFYNFSTLLTLDLSHNNLIGTIPEWIGSLSKLRYLLLSYNKLEGEIPIQLCKLDGLTLIDLSHNHLSGDILSCMTSLAPFSALTDATIVETSQQYLEFTTKNVSLIYRGSIVKLFSGIDFSCNNFTGKIPPEIENLSKIKALNLSHNSLIGPIPPTFSRLKEIESLDLSHNKLDGEIPPQLTELFSLEIFSVAHNNLSGKTPARVAQFATFEESCYKDNPFLCGEPLPKICGASMLPSPTSMNNEDNGGFIDMEVFYVSFGIAYIMVLLVIVAVLYINPYWRRAWFHFTEVSINNCYYFVVDNLPILSKFRFS; encoded by the exons GTTGCTTGGAGGAAGAGAGGATCGCTCTGTTGCAC CTCAAAGATTCTCTTAACTATCCCAATGGCACCTCCCTTCCCTCCTGGATAAAAGATGATGCCCAATGTTGTGACTGGGAACATATTGAGTGCAGCAGCAGTACAGGTCGAGTCATCGAACTCGTTCTTGACAGCACAAGGAATGAGGAAGTGGGAGATTGGTACTTTAATGCCTCCTTGTTTCGTCCTTTTCAACAACTTGAGTGGCTCTCCTTGTCATATAATCGTATAGCTGGTTGGGTTGAGATCAAAG aatCGTTGAGCAGCGTGCAGTACTTGCTATTGGACGgcaataatattaacaaattggTAGCCTCAAGAG GTCCAAACAACTTGAGATATCTATccctaaaaaatatcacaaccAATGGGAGTAGCTTccaattattatcatcattaggaGCATTCCCAAACCTCACGACAGTTTATCTGAACGACAATGATTTTAAAGGAACAATATTAG agTTGCAAAATTTGAGCTCTTTGAAAAAATTGTATCTAAATGGTTGTTCTCTAGACGAAAACTCTATTCAAATCCTTGGAGCACTATCTTCTCTAAAATACCTATCGTTGTATGAAGTCAGTGGCATTGTATCTTCTCGAg GCTTtcttaatattctaaaaaactTGGAGCACTTGTATTCGAGTGACTCTACTCTCGATAATAGCATCTTACAAAGTATTGGAACGATAACCtctcttaaaattttagagttgGTGAAGTGCAGACTAAATGGTCAATTACCAATCG GTCTATGTAACTTAAATAATCTCCAAGAGCTAGATATGAGGGACAATGATATCAGTGGTTTCTTGATTCCGTGTCTGGCAAATTTGACTTCCCTTCAACGACTAGATCTCTCTTCCAATCACTTAAAGATCCCTATGTCATTGAGCCCATTATACAACCTTTCAAAACTCAAGTCTTTTCATGGTTTGGATAATGAAATATACGCAGAAGAAGATGATCATAATTTGAGCCCAAAGTTCCAGTTACAATCCCTCTATTTGAGCAATCATGGACAAGGTGCAAGAGCATTTCCCAGGTTCCTTTACCATCAGTTGAACCTACAATCTTTGGATCTTACAAACATCCAAATGAAAGGAGACTTTCCAAATTGGCTGATAGAGAACAACACATAcctaaaaaatctttatttagaaaattgTTCTCTTTCTGGTCCATTCTTGTTGCCAAAGAATTCTCATATGAATTTGTCAATTTTAAGTATATCCATGAATTATTTACAAGGCCAAATCCCTTCAGAAATCGGAGCTCATTTACCAAGGTTAACAGTTTTATCAATGTCTCATAATGGTTTTAATGGAAGCATTCCATCCTCGTTGAGTAACATGAGTTTGCTGAGAGACTTAGACTTGTCCAACAATGTTTTGACTGGTAGAATACCCAAGCATCTAACCACAAGTTTGTGTTTGTTCAACTTTCTCATACTTTCAAACAACAGTTTGCAAGGGGCGATTCCTGATAGCATGTCTAATTGCAGCTCTTTGCAACTTTTGGATGTTAGTAACAACAATCTCTCTCCCAGAATCCCTGGATGGATATGGAGcatgtcttttcttgattttttggaCCTATCAAGGAACAATTTCTCTGGTCCTTTACCACCTACCATAAGTACTTCTTCAACATTGCGGTATGTGTATTTGTCTAGAAATAAGTTGCAAGGATTGATTACAAAGGCATTCTATAACTTCTCTACGCTGTTGACATTAGATCTTTcccataataatttaattggtACAATTCCAGAATGGATTGGAAGCCTATCTAAGTTGAGATATCTTCTCTTGAGTTATAACAAACTCGAAGGTGAAATTCCAATTCAACTATGCAAGTTGGATGGGTTAACCCTAATTGATCTATCTCATAACCATCTTTCTGGAGATATCCTCTCTTGCATGACATCCCTAGCTCCTTTCTCAGCACTAACCGATGCCACTATTGTTGAGACCTCACAACAATATTTGGAGTTTACAACAAAGAATGTATCTCTCATTTATAGAGGAAGCATTGTCAAATTATTTTCTGGAATTGATTTCTCATGCAACAATTTTACCGGGAAGATTCCTCCTGAAATTGAAAACTTGAGCAAGATCAAGGCATTGAACCTTTCACACAATAGTTTGATTGGACCAATTCCACCAACATTCTCGAGGTTAAAGGAAATAGAGAGCTTGGATCTTTCCCACAACAAATTGGATGGAGAAATCCCTCCTCAACTTACTGAACTATTTTCTCTAGAAATTTTCAGTGTGGCACACAATAATCTGTCCGGCAAGACTCCTGCGAGAGTTGCACAGTTTGCCACGTTTGAGGAGAGCTGCTACAAGGATAACCCTTTTCTTTGTGGAGAACCACTACCCAAAATATGTGGTGCGTCTATGCTACCATCACCAACTTCAATGAATAATGAAGATAATGGTGGCTTCATAGATATGGAGGTTTTCTATGTGAGCTTTGGGATTGCATACATCATGGTGCTGCTGGTGATAGTTGCAGTTCTATACATAAATCCATATTGGCGACGAGCTTGGTTTCACTTTACTGAGGTGAGCATCaacaattgttattattttgtgGTGGACAATCTTCCTATTTTATCCAAGTTCAGATTTTCATAG
- the LOC18101646 gene encoding receptor-like protein 13 isoform X2: protein MGLFLQVFTVLVITVSLQGWLPLGCLEEERIALLHLKDSLNYPNGTSLPSWIKADAHCCDWESIVCNSSTGRVTRLYLDSVRNQELGDWYLNASLFLPFQQLNTLSLWNNSIAGWVENKGGYELSRLSNLEILDLGSNSFDNSILSSMKGFSSLKLLYLDYNRLEGLIDLEEYLSSLETLYLGGNNINKLIASRGPSNLSTLSLGNITTYGNSFQLLQSLGAFLNLTTLYLNYNNFRGRILGFQNLSSLKNLYLDSCSLDEHSLQSLGALPSLKNLSLQALIVTVPYGGFLDLKNLEYLDLSYNTLNNSIFQAIGTMTSLRTLILQSCRIDGQIPTTQVGFFNLKNLEFLDLSSNTLSNNILQTIRTMPSLKTLWLQNCSLNGQLPTTQGLCDLNHLQELYMYDNDLIGFLPPCLANMTSLQRLYLSSNHLKIPMSLSPLYNLSKLKSFYGSGNEICAEEDDHNLTPKFQLESLSLSNGGQNTRAFPKFLYHQFSLQSLDLTNFQIKGEFPNWLIENNTYLKRLSLENCSLSGPFLLPKSSHVNLSFLSISMNHFQGQIPSEIRAHLPGLEVLLMSDNGFNGSIPSSLGNMSLMYELDLSNNSLQGQIPGWIGNMSSLEFLDLSRNNLSGPLPPRFNTSSKLRVVYLSRNKLQGPIAMAFYDSSEIFALDLSHNDLTGRIPEWIGRLSNLRFLLLSYNNLEGEIPIRLCRLDQLTVIDLSHNYLSGNILSWMISTHPFPFQYNSHDSMFSSQQSFEFTTKNVSLPYKGSIIQYLIGIDFSCNNFTGNIPPEIGNLSKIKALNLSHNSLTGPIPPTFWNLKEIESLDLSYNKLDGEIPPRLTELFSLEVFSVAHNNLSGKTPARVAQFATFDESCYKDNPFLCGEPLPKICAAVMPPSSTPTSTNNEDHGGFMNMEVFYVTFWVAYIMVLLVIGAVLYINPYWRRAWFHFIEVSINNCYYFLVDNLPILSKFGFS from the exons GTTGCTTGGAGGAAGAGAGGATCGCTCTGTTGCACCTCAAAGATTCTCTTAACTATCCCAATGGCACTTCCCTTCCCTCCTGGATAAAAGCTGACGCCCACTGTTGTGATTGGGAAAGTATTGTCTGCAACAGCAGTACAGGTCGAGTCACCAGACTCTATCTTGACAGCGTAAGGAACCAGGAACTGGGAGATTGGTACTTAAATGCCTCCTTGTTCCTTCCTTTCCAACAACTCAACACTCTCTCCTTGTGGAATAATAGTATAGCTGGTTGGGTTGAGAACAAAG GTGGTTATGAATTATCAAGATTGAGCAATTTGGAGATCCTTGACTTGGGATCTAATAGCTTCGATAACAGTATTTTATCATCTATGAAGGGATTTTCAtctcttaaattattatatttagattataataGGCTGGAGGGGTTAATAGATTTGGaag aatatctGAGCAGCTTGGAGACCTTGTATTTGGGCGgcaataatattaacaaattgatAGCCTCAAGAG GTCCAAGCAACTTGAGTACTCTATCGCTAGGTAATATCACAACCTATGGAAATAGCTTCCAGTTACTGCAATCATTAGGAGCATTCCTAAACCTCACGACACTTTATCTGAACTACAACAATTTTAGAGGAAGAATATTAG GGTTCCAAAATTTGAGCTCCTTGAAAAATTTGTATCTGGACAGTTGTTCTCTAGATGAACACTCCCTTCAAAGTCTTGGAGCATTGCCTTCTCTAAAAAATCTGTCATTGCAAGCACTCATTGTCACTGTACCTTATGGAG GCTTCCTTGATCTCAAGAACTTGGAATACTTGGATTTGAGTTACAATACTCTCAATAATAGCATCTTCCAAGCCATCGGAACGATGACCTCTCTTAGAACTTTGATTTTGCAGAGCTGCAGAATAGATGGTCAAATACCTACAACCCAAG TAGGCTTCTTTAATCTCAAGAACTTGGAATTCTTGGATTTAAGTTCCAATACTCTCAGTAACAACATCTTACAAACCATCAGAACGATGCCCTCTCTTAAAACTTTATGGTTGCAGAATTGTAGTCTAAATGGCCAATTACCTACAACCCAAG GCCTATGTGACTTAAATCATCTTCAAGAGCTATATATGTATGACAATGATCTCATTGGTTTCTTGCCTCCGTGTCTGGCAAATATGACTTCCCTTCAACGATTATATCTCTCTTCCAATCACTTGAAGATACCTATGTCATTGAGCCCGTTATACAACCTTTCAAAACTCAAGTCTTTTTATGGTTCAGGGAATGAAATATGTGCAGAAGAAGATGATCATAATCTCACCCCAAAGTTCCAGTTAGAGTCCCTTTCTTTGAGCAATGGTGGACAAAATACGAGAGCATTTCCCAAGTTCCTTTACCATCAGTTCAGCCTGCAATCTTTGGATCTTACAAACTTCCAAATAAAGGGAGAGTTTCCAAATTGGTTGATTGAGAACAACACATACCTCAAACGTCTTTCTTTAGAAAATTGTTCTCTTTCAGGTCCATTCTTGTTGCCAAAGAGTTCTCATGTGAATTTGTCATTCCTAAGTATATCAATGAATCACTTCCAAGGACAAATCCCTTCAGAAATTAGAGCTCATTTGCCAGGGTTAGAAGTTTTATTGATGTCTGATAATGGTTTCAATGGAAGCATTCCTTCCTCATTAGGTAACATGAGCTTGATGTACGAGTTAGACCTGTCCAACAACAGTTTGCAAGGGCAGATCCCTGGATGGATTGGGAATATGTCTTCTCTTGAATTCTTGGACCTATCAAGGAACAATTTATCTGGTCCTTTACCACCTAGATTCAACACTTCTTCAAAATTAAGAGTTGTTTATTTGTCTAGAAATAAGTTGCAAGGACCGATCGCAATGGCATTTTATGACTCCTCTGAGATATTCGCATTAGATCTTTCCCATAATGATTTAACTGGTAGAATTCCAGAATGGATTGGCAGGCTATCTAACTTGAGATTTCTACTCTTGAGTTATAACAATCTTGAAGGTGAAATCCCAATTCGATTATGCAGGTTGGACCAATTAACCGTGATTGATCTATCTCACAATTATCTTTCTGGTAACATCCTCTCTTGGATGATATCTActcatccttttccttttcaatacaATTCCCATGATTCTATGTTCTCATCACAACAATCTTTCGAGTTTACAACAAAGAATGTATCCCTTCCTTATAAAGGAAGCATTATCCAGTACTTAATAGGAATTGATTTCTCATGCAACAATTTCACCGGGAATATTCCTCCTGAAATTGGAAACCTCAGCAAGATCAAGGCATTGAACCTTTCGCACAACAGTTTGACTGGACCAATTCCACCAACATTTTGGAACTTAAAGGAAATAGAGAGCTTGGATCTTTCCTACAACAAACTGGATGGAGAAATCCCACCTCGACTTACTGAACTATTTTCTCTAGAAGTTTTTAGTGTGGCTCACAATAATTTATCCGGTAAGACTCCTGCGAGAGTTGCACAGTTTGCCACGTTTGATGAGAGTTGCTACAAGGACAACCCTTTTCTTTGTGGAGAACCGCTACCCAAAATATGTGCTGCTGTTATGCCACCATCATCAACGCCAACTTCAACGAACAATGAAGATCATGGTGGCTTCATGAATATGGAGGTTTTCTATGTGACCTTTTGGGTTGCATACATCATGGTGCTGCTGGTGATTGGTGCAGTTCTATATATAAATCCATATTGGCGACGAGCTTGGTTTCACTTTATTGAGGTGAGCATCAACAATTGCTATTATTTTCTAGTGGATAATCTTCCCATTTTATCCAAGTTTGGGTTTTCATAG